The Urbifossiella limnaea nucleotide sequence GTCGTCGTCGGGGGCAACCGGGGCCGGCGTCGCGCTCGGCGCGGCGGTGCTGGGTTTGAGCTCTGCCGTGCGGTTGATCTGCCCGATGCACTGGCCCTGGCACATCCCCACCGCCATCGCCGCGGACGCGAACGCCGCCGCCGAACGGCTCGGCATTGAACACCGATTGCGGCCCGAAGACATCGACGCCGACGAGAACTTCATCGCGCCCGGCTACGGCCTCCCGTCGCCCGCCGGCCGCGAGGCGCTACACCTTCTGGCGACGACCGAGGCGATCCTGACCGATCCGGTCTACTCCGCGAAGGCATTGGCGGGGCTCATCGCGGACGTCCGGGCGCGGAAGTACCGACCGGGAAGCGTGTTAGTGTTCGTCCACACGGGCGGGGTGCCGGCCGTGTTCGCGGACCCGGCCGCCGTGCTGAACTGATGGCTGGATCGAACCAACTTTTTTATGAGTCGGTGACATGATTCCGGGGATCGACCCACCCCGGCCGGAAACAAGAATTTCGGCCGGAGTGTTCAGCAGCAGACGCGGTTGCGACCGCCGCGCTTGGCCTGGTAGAGGCGGTCGTCGGCCTGCTTCAGGAGCGCCGCGGGGGTGATGTCCGGGTCGCCGGCGGTGGTGGCGACGCCGACGCTGATCGTCAGGCGGATGGGGGTGGTCTCGAAGCGGAAGGCGTGGGCTTCGACGAGAGCCCGCACCCGCTCGCCGGCCCGGTAGGCCTCTTCGCACCCGGTTTCGACCAGCACCAGACAGAACTCCTCGCCGCCGGAGCGGGCGAACAGGTCTTCCTTGCGGACGGTGTCGTTCACGCGCGCCGCCAGCTCGCGGAGCACGAAGTCGCCGCACAGGTGGCCGTGGGTGTCGTTGATCCCCTTGAACTTGTCGATGTCGAACATCAGCACGGAGAGCGGCCGGTGGTGCCGCTGGCTGCGGGCCACCTCGCGGTCGAGGAACTCGCCGAGCGCCCGCTGGTTGTGGACGCGGGTGAGCCCGTCCTGGATGGTGAGGCGGTAAATCTCTTCGTGGTACTCGGCCTCGATGTTCCCGCCGGCGAGGTAGCGGTAGATGCAGTTGCCGACGCGGAGGTAGTCGCCGTCGTGGAGCTCGGTCGGCCCGTCGAGGGGGCGGTCGTTCACGAACGTGCCGTTCGTACTCCCCAGGTCGTTGACGAAAAACCCGTCCGTCGCGTGCTCGATGCGGGCGTGGCGGCGGCTGACGGAGTTGTCGGTGATCCGCACGTCGCAGTCGTCGCCGCGGCCGACGACGAGCGGCTTGTCGCGCAGCGGGTAGCGGGACCCCATCGCCGTGCCGGTCGGGTAGATGTGAACCAGACACGCGTCCCGCGCGGCGGACAGGAGCCGCTTGGGCGTCGAAATCCAGGTGTCGGTCACTTTCTCGGCCATCACCCAATCCCGAGACGGGAATCGGGTGAAGCCTAGTTCACGAATCGGCCGGTTACCAACCCCGGCCGGCGATCGGGAGAGAATCCCTGCCGGCTATCGCGGGCCGAGAACGGCCCCGACGCCGGTGATGCGCGCCCGCGGCTTGGTCAGGTCGATCAGCAGCGGCTCGCGGGTGACCTGCTCGGTGGCGTTCCCGGCGGCGTCGCGGGCGGTGACCTTGAGGTACACCCGCGGCGGCAGCCCGGCCGGAACCCGCCAGGCATAGCGGCCGGTGTTCGCCACCCGTCGGGCTGTCGTCGGCCCGACGGCCCCGACCTGCACGACCGGCCCCTCCGAGCCGACGACCGGCCGCCACGGCCCCGTCGGGCTGTCGCTCCACTCGAGGGTGATGGGGTCGTCGCCGAAGTTGCGGTCGGCCGCCTCCCACTGGAGCACCAGCGCCGTCGGGTCGGCCGGGTCGGAACTCGGCGGGAAGATCGTGACGGTCGGCGCGGTGATGTCCACGACGACGCGCACGTCCGGGGCGTCGCCGGGGGCCGGGGTGGCGTCCGAGAGGCCGGCGCCGCTGACGGGCACGAGGCGGAAGCCGTACGGGCCTTCGGGCTGCGTGTTCGACGGGATGCCGAGGTTGACGCGGACGGTGGGGTCGTTGCCGGCGTGCTTGCTCCACCAGACCCAACTGCGGCCGTCGTCGCGGGTGGCCCACAGGTCGACGCGCGAGATGCCGGACGGGCCGCGCTGGTCCACCTGGTACGACAGGTCGAACTGGAGCGACTTCACGACCTGGGCGCGGGACGCTTCGAACGCCGGCCCGGCGGCGGGCGCCGGGTTGCCGTGGGCGAGCGGGGCGACGGCAGTACGCGGGTCGAACGTCGGCACCGCGCCGGTAGGAGTCGGGTTGATGGCGGGCGGCGCCGCGTTGACGACCGGAGGCGTCGCGATGATCGCCGGCGCGGCCGGGAGCGGCGCGGGCGCCGTGGGTGCGAGCGGCGCGGCCGGGGCGAGTGGCTCCAACACGACCGCAGCGGGCGTGAGCGCGGGCGCCGGCGGTATCACAGCCGGTGGCCCGCCGGACAGGCTGACGCTCGTCTGCGGCGCCGGCGCCCCAACAGCCCCGATGTCGCGCAGGCCTTCGCCCGTGTTCCCGGCCAGGTCCGCGACGGTCACGCGCACCTGGACTGGCCCGGTGGTGCCGCACGGGAAGCGGACGCCGTTCCGCGGCCCCGGCGGCAGGGTCACCTCACGCCAGTCGTCGGCGGGGCCGTCGGCACGGCGGAACGTCACCTTCGTCGCGGCGTCGTTCAGGTGGTCGTCGCGCACGTCCCACTCGACCACGACTTCTTCGCCGGTCCGCCGCGAGCCGCGGAACTCGACCACTGGCCTGACGGTGTCCACGAGCACCTTCATCGCCGGCGCCTCGGTGGTGAGGTTCGGCGGGTCTTTCTTGCCGGCCCGGTCCACGATCACGATGTGGAACCAGTAGCTGCCGTCCTTCTGGGCGGTGTAGCTGAACTCGGTCTTGTCGGGCAGCACGGTGGCGACCAGCGGCCACGTCTGCCCCTTGTCGGCGGAGGCGTACAGTTGCACCTGCCCGATCCCCTTGCGGTCGCCCTTGTACTCGATGGGCAGGGTGATGGTGCGCCCGGTGAGCGGGTAGTAATCCGGGGCGGCGGCCGGCGGTTGGGCCAGCGTCAGCCCCAGCACGGCGGCGAGCGTCGCGGTCATCATCCCCTCCCCGGGGGGTCGGGCGGCAGTACGTCGTCGGGTGGTATCGGTCGTGCGGGCCGAGAACTTCAGCATTCCGCGGCACGGAGCCGGAATTCTTCAAGTCCCGCGGCCCTCGCCCCCCCGCCCCGCCGCCGTATCACACCCCCACGGCCGTGGTCTGGGCGGGCCGGGGGGTTCTGGAGCGGGCGATGTCACCGGCCGAGTTGCGGCAGTTGTTGGCGGACGTGCAGGCGGGCCGGGTGCCCGCCGAGGAGGCGGCCGCACGGCTGAGCGAACCCGCCGTCGGCGACCTGGGCTTCGCCACACTGGATCTCCACCGCAAAGAGCGGTGTGGCTTCCCCGAAGTGATTCTCGCCCAGGGGAAGACCGCCGAGTGGGTCGAGCAGGCCGTCCGCCGCATGAGCGCGGCCGGGCAGGACTGCTTCGTCACGCGGTTGTCCGACGAGCAAGCCGCGCACCTGGCTCCGCACTTCCCGCGGGCGGAGCAGGACCGGTTGGCCCGGACGCTGTGGCTCCCCGCGAGCGCGGCTCGGCCGGCACTCGTCGGCAACGTGCTTGTCGTGACGGCGGGGACGGGCGACTTACCCGTG carries:
- a CDS encoding GGDEF domain-containing protein, which encodes MAEKVTDTWISTPKRLLSAARDACLVHIYPTGTAMGSRYPLRDKPLVVGRGDDCDVRITDNSVSRRHARIEHATDGFFVNDLGSTNGTFVNDRPLDGPTELHDGDYLRVGNCIYRYLAGGNIEAEYHEEIYRLTIQDGLTRVHNQRALGEFLDREVARSQRHHRPLSVLMFDIDKFKGINDTHGHLCGDFVLRELAARVNDTVRKEDLFARSGGEEFCLVLVETGCEEAYRAGERVRALVEAHAFRFETTPIRLTISVGVATTAGDPDITPAALLKQADDRLYQAKRGGRNRVCC
- the larB gene encoding nickel pincer cofactor biosynthesis protein LarB, which encodes MSPAELRQLLADVQAGRVPAEEAAARLSEPAVGDLGFATLDLHRKERCGFPEVILAQGKTAEWVEQAVRRMSAAGQDCFVTRLSDEQAAHLAPHFPRAEQDRLARTLWLPASAARPALVGNVLVVTAGTGDLPVAQEAVVTARVMGVHADLIADVGVAGIHRVLRHRDRLAAADVVVVVAGMDGALPSVVGGLVDCPVIACPTSVGYGAAFGGVAALLTMLNSCSAGVCVVNIDAGFKAGYVAALTARRVETARRVSV